The nucleotide sequence ggggggggagaggggaggggggcaagggCCCAGCGGGGACGCGGGACGACTGGGCTGCTGGAGAACGTGAGGAAGGGATCAGGCACAGGACGTGGGGCAGCGGGCACACGCAGCCCAGGAAAACGCACGCTGCCCCAGGGACTCGcacgcccagccctgcccgccgaGCTGAGGAGGGGCCGTCAGGGAGACCCCGACTCAGGGCAGACTGGGCGCTGGCCGTGGCCACAGCCGGGCCCAGCTCCCTGCTGACCGGCACTTCTGCTCCTACAAACCCGACCCgggcctccccacccacccctcccctcagggCTGGCAGGGACAGGCCTCGCCCGCCTCCTGGCTGCCCGGCTCCTCTGGGGTCCCTTCTCTGTCCACTCAGGGCTCTCAGCCAGCGCGGTCCacccttctccctccagcccctcccagctcagccagcaAATCCATCCTcaacctccctccttcccccaaacccaccccctcccctcctcccttcctctcaaaccAACCACATGGCCAATCCCAATGgctccttctttaaaaatatttttttattgattttagagaggaggagatagaaacatcagtgatgagaatcatggaccggctgcctcctgcgcgccccacgctgggcatcgaaccgtgacctcctggttcctaggtcaatgctcagcccgagccacgccggccgggccgatGGCTCCTTCCGAGTGAGCACAACTGCTCCTCCTGCTGCCACCAGCCCGGCCGTCTTCAGGGCATCCCCCTCGTGGCGATTCCATCCTGGCCACCCAGGTCCACCCTGTCCCTGCGTCCTGTTCGGATGCCACGTGGCGCCCCGGCTTGCTCCAACCCCCCAGGCTCCTGAGgggccctccccactccccgacCCCTCCTGCCCTGCAGCCGCAGCCGTGGGGCCACTGGCGGAATAGACCCCCCAGCAGCCTCCTGAGGCCACTGCTGCTCCCCACGCGCCTGACTCCTGCCCCTGCTGCCTCCCAAGGGACACCCCGCCAGGCTCCTGTGACACGCACCCCAACAGCAGCCCCAACACGCGCGACGGCTCGTGGCTGCACCCACAGGATGCCCAGCTAAGTTCCATCAGGGTGTGACAGTCCCCCCCGCCCAGTCCCAGGGGTGACTAGCGGATTCCTGGGTCCTGCGGCACATCTGCCCCATCGGCCGCACGCCCCTCGCCCTCGCCAGGAACGGCGTGATGAGGCCAGCCAGTCGGACGTGAGCACCTGCCTCGCTGCCCTCTGCTCCTCTCTGGGGCCCGGGACAGTGGCACCCCGGTCCCTGCACCACACTGCTCGTGCCAGGCTGAGGGCCACGCGGGCCTGCCAGGCTCAGTGCCACGGAGCCTGCAGTGGGCTCCCAGGCGTCACAGCCAAGGTGGGACTCTAGTTTTCCTCGCTCCGGTGCCAACACCCGTGTGCCTGGCACTTCCAGGCACAAAGCTCTGACAACAGGACGGGTTCCAGGTGGGAGGCCACAGGGTGCGGGGaggccacggggggtggggaggccacagggggaggggaggccatgggagtggggaggccatgggggatggggaggccacggggtgaggggaggccacggggggtggggaggccacggggggtggggaggccaccgggggaggggaggccacgggggtggggaggccacggggtgaggggaggccacggggggtggggaggccacggggggtggggaggccacggggtgaggggaggccacggggggtggggaggccacggggggtggggaggccacggggggtggggaggccacggggtgaggggaggccacggggggtggggaggccacggggtgaggggaggccacggggggtggggaggccaccgggggaggggaggccacggggggaggggaggccacggggggtggggaggccacggggggtggggaggccatggggtgaggggaggccacagggtgaggggaggccacggggtgaggggaggccacagggtgaggggaggccacggggggtggggaggccacagggtgaggggaggccacggggggtggggaggccacggggtgaggggaggccacggggggtggggaggccacggggtgaggggaggccacggggggtggggaggccaccgggggaggggaggccacggggggaggggaggccacggggggaggggaggccacggggggtggggaggccacagggtgaggggaggccacggggtgaggggaggccacggggggtggggaggccaccgggggaggggaggccacggggggaggggaggccacggggggtggggaggccacggggtgaggggaggccacggggggtggggaggccacggggggtggggaggccaccgggggaggggaggccacgggggtggggaggccacggggtgaggggaggccacggggggtggggaggccacggggggtggggaggccacggggtgaggggaggccacagggtgaggggaggccacggggggtggggaggccacagggtgaggggaggccacggggtgaggggaggccacgggggggaggggagggcagggaaacTTCTGGAGGCAGCCAGGCGGGGACTTGTGGGCTAAGGCGCCTGTCCCAGGCAGCCAACCAGGACGCCAGACAGCAGCACGCAGGCCCTGCTGAGGGGCCACAACCAGGGACCCGAAGCCCCAGCTCGGCGGGGGGTGCCACAGTGGTCACCCCCATCAGCGCCCTACTGAGCGCCTGCGTGTCGTAAAGCACCGCTTTCATAACAGACTTTAAAGTGAAGAGGGAGGGTCACTGGCTGCCCGGGAGGCCTCCTGCCTGGCACTCAGTGTGCGGACGTGTGGGCCGGCTGCCAGGGGCATGGTGCCCGCCTCAGGCCCTGCGCCCGGGGGCCGAACCGGGGCTGTTGAAGGGACCAGCGGGCGGGGGGAGGCTGTGGCAGGTCCCAGGGCTCCGTGGCCACCGGCTGGGCCTCCGGAAGCCTCGGGCGACGCCACCGCACCGAGCGCAGAGGGCTCCGACCCCAACACAGgccggcgggcaggaggcaggtgcCCGAGGCGGACTCGCTGAGTGGGTGCGGGGCCACCCGAGGGGCGGGACATGCGTGTCCCTGCTCAGCACTGGCGCCCTCATGGGACAGCGCCCGGAGGGCCTCACCCACGTGGAAGCTGGGAAAtcgaggcccagggagaggcccGAGCAGGGCTGCCGGGACGGCGCGGCCAGAGCAGGAGACAGGACACCGGCACCGGGCGGGGCGTTTATTGGGGGGCAGCGGGCGGGGCCTCAGCGCCCCGCGGGCCAGCAGGCGCACAGGGCCCGGCGCTCCGCCTGCAGCAGGAGGGTCTCCGTCTGAAAAGCAACAGGGACGTCAGGGTGTGACgtcacaccccgccccccccaggggTGCGCCACCTCCTGGCTCCTCCCAAACCCACCGGCAGTTCCTCTCCCGGGCCCCCTGCCGGTCCGCACCCACTTACTGCCGGGACCCTCTGCTGCGGCCCCGCTCCCTCCTGAattcctcccgcccccgcccccgtctccccgctccccccgcagGTCCTGGCGGGGGCTCTGCACCCCCACATCCCTcggaggagagagaaacgtcaatggtgagaggatcactgatgggctgcctgcTGCGTGCCACCCTGGGGGtgcagcctgcaacccgggcgtgtcgTGACCTCGTGGCTCACAGCTCGAcccccagccactgagccacgccggcggggaCGGAGATCACTTTTCCTGCTTCTCCAACTCCTCCAGCCGCCAGCCCGCCAGCCCTCCCCCtcaggtgggtgtgggggggcctCAGACCCCGGGGCCTGCAGGTCTCAGTCCGGGCCCTTCGGCAGCGGCCGGGCCTCCCCTCCTTCCCGCTTCCGGGAAccctgccccaggaggggtggtgCCTGTCACACTCTGCTGGGGCTCCCTGCTCACTCCGCACTCGGGGTTGCCCTGTCTCGGGGACCCAGCGgcctgcgcacgcagcctccctCCCAGACCACCCTGCCCAAGCCCACCCACGTGCCCGGCACCGCGCTCCCCCCACCAGGTCCCCCGTTTCCTCTCTGCCCGCCAGGGGAAggccgggccgggggccgggccgggccgggggggggggggccgggccgggggcagGGACCCGTGTGCCGGGTGAGCGGAGCCGGAGGAGGGCGCTGTGCTGGGAGCGGGGCGGGGAGACCTCACCCGCGCGTCCAGGCTGTAGGCCGTCTTCCGCAGGTCCTGCAGGGCGCGCTGCATGAACTCGAACGCGTGGCAGTCCACGcacgggcggcctgcgggggcgggtCAGCGGGGGGCCCCGTGCTCGATCCCCGAGCAGCGggcctccgccccccaccctccacccgcACCCCCCACCGAAGGGGCGgccagggaggcgggaggcgggcggggcACGGGGACGCCGGGAACAAAGCGAGGCGCGGCCTCCCGCACGCACGACGGGGACCGGGACGGGGACGGGGGACGGGCACGACGGGGACTGGGACGGGGGACGGGGACCGGGACGGGGGACGGGGACCGGGACGGGGGACGGGGGACGGGCACGACGGGGACGGGGACCGGGACGGGCacgacggggacggggacgggggacGGGGGACGGGCACGACGGGGACGGGGACCGGGACGGGGGACGGGGGACGGGCACGACGGGGACCAGGACGGGGACGGGCCCCGCGGCACCTACTCTGCGCGGGGACGGCGCTCCCGGCGGGCTCGGCGCGGGCCTGGGCGCCCAGCAGCGCCgcgctcagcagcagcagcagcagcagcggcctcGGGGGGCGGCGCGGGGACGGGGGCGCCATGGCCGAGCGGAGGGGGCGGCGGCCCTGCAACGCGCGGGAGGGTCCGTGCGCCCGCCTCGCCCCCGCTCCGCTgcggcccccgcccctcccgggacCCGCGAGCCCCCGGTCCGCGAACCCCCACCTCGCGCCCCATCACCCGACCTCAGCCTGCGAACACTGGCCCCGAACCCCCTCCCTCAGAcccccccccgcggccccccggcccccggccccgcggACCCGCCCTTACCGCGGTCGGGGACCCCGTGAACGCAGCGCGGGCGACTGGGGGAGACGCGTTGCGTTCAGCGCGCACCGCGCATGCGCTCCCCGGCCCTGTCCGGGATCCcccccctcccttcaccccctcccccctcccccgtccgaCGTCGTCGTCATGGAAACCGGAGGCCGAAGGATTTAAAACTGCAGATTTAAAGGGACCAGAGTGGCTCAGGGATTCCGGGTGCGCAACCCCGGCCCGGGCTGAGCCTGGAGCGCCGTCCGGTCCCCGGGTGAAGTCAGGAGGGCCGCCTGGAGGCGGCGGCGTCTGGGAGGGACAGTCAGAGCGGAGGCGGCGGGAAATCTGTGGCCGGAGCCTGGCGGTTCCGGGGCCGTGGTGTCCCTGGGCCGACCCCGAGGGAGGACCCCTGAGCTCCCCGGCTGGTGGGGGCCAACCGGGTGCTGTCCAGGGAGACCCGGTCCTGACTCCGGTCCTGACTCCGCCGGCCTGGCCCCGACCCGTCTGACCCGTCTTTCCACCTCCCGGTGCCCCTCCCCAACCTAGCGGCCCCCCAACTGtgtggcctcggagggaggggtCCTTGGTCTCTGCCTTTGCTCCCCTTGAACACGAAGCCCTTGCCCCAAAGAGAAAGCCGGTGCGCGCGTCTCAGGTCCCCCCTCCGGCTGCCGGTTCGGGGAGCCGGTCTGCCTGGGAGTTCGGGGACCCACTTGGCGTCCACTGGCCGCTTCTGAGCCCAGCAGGGCGCCCGGCCCCGGGAAGGCGCCCCGGTCCCGTCCTGCtgcgccggggggggggggggggccgtgccCGGCTCTCGGGTCAGTTGTCCGCGGGCGCCGTGACCTCCCCGCTGCTCCTGCCCGAGGGGCGGACGCGGGCCGAGCGGGGCGGGAAGGGCGGTCCGCGGACCCTGACGCGCGTTCCCGCGCTTTTTTGTCCCGAGCCCCGGGCGGGCGAcagctccccctccgcccccaaccccctcctctccccgctgCTCCTCTCATCCCCTCATCCCGGGGCCAGCCTGACCCTCCCGCCGAGCACACACCCtcggacccccctccccccacccccccaacacagTCCTCCCCGCAGCTGTGCGCCCCGCTGAGCGGACCACGCAGACAGTCGGGTGGCATCTCAGGGCCCTCGGGGCTGCCGGGTCCTGAGTatggggaccccctccccagccctcatcCCCTCCAAACAACACAGACCTcgtgaaccccccccccccccagtgcctctgcggcccctttccctccctttctctctccagccACTCCTGGCCCAACGGCCAGCCCTCCCCGCACCCCTGTCCTCCCAGGACCCTGTCCTCAGGCCTCCCCGCTCCGCCCCATCCTGCGGCCTCCTCCGGCCGCGGCCTCCAGGTCCCCAGGGCCCACTCTCCCGGCCCTGCAGCTCCACTCGGACAAGTGACCGCCAATGTCAGCGAGTCCAAAACTGCCTGATTCAACCTCCGTCTGTGGCCCTCCCCCCACAACCTCAGTCCCATCCCGAgaggggctcaggccaggcccacCACCGCCCTAGAGAGCCCTCTCTCCATCCCAGAACCAAGGGAGCCACAGAACCCGCCACTCCCGCCCACCGCCCAGGTCCCCACGCCcacactgcccacggcccctagTCCACGCTGCCCACGACCCCTAGTCCACAGTGCCCACGGCCCCTAGTCCACGCTGCCCACGGCCCCTAGTCCACGGTGCCCACGGCCCCTAGTCCACGCTGCCCACGGCCCCTAGTCCACGGTGCCCACGGCCCCTAGTCCACGCTGCCCGCGGCCCCTAGTCCACGCTGCCCGCGGCCCCTAGTCCACGCTGCCCGCGGCCCCTAGTCCACGCTGCCCACGGCCCCTAGTCCACGCTGCCCACGGCCCCTAGTCCACGCTGCCCACGGCCCCTAGTCCACGCTGCCCACGGCCCCTAGTCCACAGTCCCCCCAATCCTGGCCCTTGCTGCCCCCCAGAGTCCAGGCTCCATGACCCATTaaactccccacccccctccacccc is from Eptesicus fuscus isolate TK198812 chromosome 2, DD_ASM_mEF_20220401, whole genome shotgun sequence and encodes:
- the C2H4orf48 gene encoding neuropeptide-like protein C4orf48 homolog, with translation MAPPSPRRPPRPLLLLLLLSAALLGAQARAEPAGSAVPAQSRPCVDCHAFEFMQRALQDLRKTAYSLDARTETLLLQAERRALCACWPAGR